One Bradyrhizobium zhanjiangense DNA segment encodes these proteins:
- a CDS encoding SRPBCC family protein codes for MASIHNDIPLPASAHDVWDAVRDFGALHQRLVPGFVTACTLDGDARIVTFANGSVAREVLVDCDDARQRLVYAISNERLKHYSASVQVIADGEKRCRLVWIIDMLPNELAPYVQGQTGEAVTALHRAFPPAAA; via the coding sequence ATGGCCTCCATCCACAATGACATTCCCCTTCCCGCCTCCGCGCACGATGTCTGGGACGCGGTGCGCGATTTCGGCGCGCTGCATCAGCGGCTGGTGCCGGGCTTCGTCACCGCCTGCACCCTCGACGGTGACGCGCGCATCGTCACCTTCGCCAATGGCTCGGTGGCACGCGAGGTGCTGGTCGATTGCGACGACGCGCGACAGCGGCTGGTCTACGCCATCAGCAACGAGCGGCTGAAGCACTACAGCGCCTCGGTGCAGGTGATTGCCGATGGTGAGAAACGGTGTCGCCTGGTCTGGATCATCGACATGCTGCCGAACGAGCTTGCGCCTTATGTTCAGGGGCAGACCGGCGAAGCCGTGACCGCCTTGCACAGAGCGTTTCCGCCCGCGGCGGCCTGA
- a CDS encoding O-succinylhomoserine sulfhydrylase, with product MSKSPATYRPETRLVHSGTLRSQYGETSEALFLTQGYVYNSAEECEARFKGEDPGFIYSRYSNPTIAMFERRMIELEGAEAARSAATGMAAVTTAILAPLKAGDHVVASRALFGSCLYVVQDLLPRYGIETTLVDGLDLDQWQRALKPNTKTFFLESPTNPTLDVLDIPGIAEIAHKGGARLVVDNVFATPIWQSPLALGADVVVYSATKHIDGQGRCLGGIILSSEAFIAEHIHNFMRQTGPSISPFNAWVLLKGLETLGVRVRAQTDTAACIAEVLASHPKISRLVYPGRADHPQAALVKKQMRGGSTLVGFEVKGGKQAAFRVLNELKLAKISNNLGDAKSLVTHPATTTHQRLKPEDRAALGISEGFIRFSAGLEHADDLIEDLTAALEKA from the coding sequence ATGTCGAAGTCGCCTGCCACCTACCGTCCCGAAACCCGCCTGGTCCATTCCGGGACCCTGCGCTCGCAATATGGCGAGACGTCGGAGGCGCTGTTCCTGACGCAAGGGTATGTCTACAACAGCGCCGAGGAGTGCGAGGCGCGGTTCAAGGGCGAGGATCCCGGCTTCATCTATTCGCGCTACTCCAATCCGACCATCGCGATGTTCGAGCGCCGCATGATCGAGCTCGAAGGCGCCGAGGCGGCCCGCTCGGCGGCAACCGGCATGGCGGCGGTGACGACCGCGATCCTGGCGCCGCTGAAGGCGGGCGACCATGTGGTGGCTTCGCGGGCGCTGTTCGGCTCATGTCTCTATGTGGTGCAGGATTTGCTGCCGCGCTACGGCATCGAGACCACGCTGGTCGACGGGCTCGATCTCGACCAGTGGCAGCGGGCGCTCAAGCCCAACACCAAGACGTTCTTCCTGGAGAGTCCGACCAACCCGACGTTGGATGTGCTCGACATCCCCGGCATTGCCGAGATCGCGCACAAGGGCGGCGCGCGGCTCGTGGTCGACAACGTGTTCGCAACGCCGATCTGGCAGAGCCCGCTCGCGCTCGGGGCCGACGTCGTGGTCTATTCGGCGACCAAGCACATCGACGGCCAGGGCCGGTGTCTGGGCGGCATCATCCTGTCCTCGGAAGCCTTCATCGCCGAGCACATCCACAATTTCATGCGCCAGACCGGCCCGTCGATCTCGCCGTTCAACGCCTGGGTCCTGCTCAAGGGCCTTGAGACATTGGGCGTTCGCGTGCGCGCGCAGACCGACACCGCGGCGTGCATTGCCGAGGTGCTGGCCAGCCATCCGAAGATTTCGCGGCTGGTCTATCCCGGCCGCGCCGATCATCCGCAGGCAGCCCTGGTGAAGAAGCAGATGCGCGGCGGCTCGACGCTGGTCGGCTTCGAGGTCAAGGGCGGCAAGCAGGCCGCGTTCCGCGTGCTAAATGAATTGAAGCTGGCGAAGATCTCCAACAATCTCGGCGATGCCAAGAGTCTCGTCACGCATCCGGCGACCACGACGCATCAGCGTTTGAAGCCGGAAGACCGCGCCGCGCTCGGCATCAGCGAGGGCTTCATCCGCTTCTCCGCCGGGCTCGAGCATGCGGACGATCTGATCGAGGATCTCACCGCGGCGCTGGAGAAGGCGTGA
- a CDS encoding 2'-deoxycytidine 5'-triphosphate deaminase → MTFTVAADANGILPDRMIAAMAEAGLILPAYDFVESQIQPASLDLRLGDIAYRVRASFLPGPGATVAERIDELKLHEFSLADGAVLETNCVYIVPLLESLALPPEIVAAANPKSSTGRLDVFTRVIADGTRRFDMIGAGYHGPLYAEISPKTFPVLVREGSRLSQVRFRTGDAILNADELDALHATERLVDIDDADLSGGVAVSVDLSGEKANGFVGYRAKRHTGVVDVDRRSGYAVEDFWEPISARPDGSLILDPGEFYILASKEAVQVPPDYAAEMVPFDPLVGEFRVHYAGFFDPGFGYAGAGGQGARAVLEVRSREVPFILEHGQIVGRLVYEKMLARPDAMYGQRIGSNYQAQGLKLSKHFRV, encoded by the coding sequence TTGACGTTCACGGTCGCTGCCGACGCCAATGGTATCCTGCCCGACCGCATGATCGCGGCGATGGCGGAGGCGGGGCTCATCCTGCCCGCGTACGACTTCGTCGAGAGCCAGATCCAGCCGGCGAGCCTCGATTTGCGCCTCGGCGACATCGCCTATCGCGTCCGCGCCAGCTTCCTGCCCGGTCCCGGCGCCACCGTCGCCGAGCGCATCGACGAATTGAAGCTGCACGAGTTCAGCCTGGCTGACGGCGCGGTGCTGGAGACCAATTGCGTCTACATCGTGCCGCTGCTGGAAAGCCTCGCGCTGCCGCCGGAGATCGTCGCGGCCGCGAACCCCAAGAGCTCGACCGGCCGGCTCGACGTCTTCACCCGCGTGATCGCCGATGGTACCCGACGCTTCGACATGATCGGCGCCGGCTATCACGGCCCGCTCTATGCCGAGATCAGTCCGAAGACGTTTCCGGTGCTGGTGCGCGAGGGCTCACGCCTGTCGCAGGTGCGCTTCCGCACCGGCGACGCCATCCTCAATGCCGACGAGCTCGATGCGCTGCATGCCACCGAGCGCCTGGTCGACATCGACGATGCCGATCTCTCCGGCGGCGTCGCCGTCTCCGTCGACCTGTCGGGTGAGAAAGCGAACGGCTTCGTCGGTTACCGCGCCAAGCGCCACACCGGCGTCGTCGACGTCGATCGCCGCTCCGGCTATGCAGTGGAAGATTTTTGGGAGCCGATCTCGGCCCGTCCCGACGGCAGCCTGATCCTCGATCCCGGAGAGTTCTACATCCTCGCCTCCAAGGAAGCTGTGCAGGTCCCGCCCGACTACGCCGCCGAGATGGTGCCGTTCGATCCCCTGGTCGGCGAATTCCGCGTGCACTATGCCGGATTTTTCGATCCCGGTTTCGGCTATGCCGGTGCCGGCGGGCAAGGCGCGCGCGCCGTGCTGGAGGTGCGCTCGCGCGAAGTGCCGTTCATTCTCGAACACGGCCAGATCGTCGGCCGCCTCGTCTACGAGAAGATGCTGGCACGCCCCGACGCCATGTACGGCCAGCGCATCGGCTCCAACTACCAGGCGCAGGGCCTCAAACTATCGAAGCATTTTCGGGTGTAG
- a CDS encoding MATE family efflux transporter: MSDIAEIPVDAQERPLPPPPRPVRSALTDGPILRTLLGLAWPNVIGLSAGMCVVIAETSYVGRLGVEALAAMALVFPTVILTMTMSGGAMGGAVASAIARALGAGDRERAGTLAVHAMLIGISFGLVFMLGMLIFGPPLLELLGGRGNVLTHAIAYTQVFFGGAVLPWLLNTMAGVLRGTGNMKLPSLLILNSAAWQVVLGGTLGLGLGPVPQLGMRGVAAGALIAYSMNICIMGWYLFSGRARIAPRLRGLRIQWAMFFDILKVGAIACFSPLQSVLTISIFTHMLAKFGTAILAGYGIGARLEFLLTSIAFSFGIACVPMVGMAIGAGRIARARRIAWIASAAAFVAVGAPACFVAMFPDLWVNIFTDSVAVRAASHQYLSTVGPFYAFFGLATTMYFSSQGAAKVIGPVLAQTARLIYIAAVGWWLSTHDATAQSFFWLAASSMVVLGLLSCSSVVLTRWGPRQTKSAIRPALSGAAD, encoded by the coding sequence ATGTCCGACATCGCCGAAATCCCGGTCGATGCACAGGAGCGCCCGCTGCCGCCGCCTCCGCGGCCGGTCAGAAGCGCGCTGACCGATGGCCCGATCCTGCGCACGCTGCTCGGGCTCGCCTGGCCGAACGTGATCGGGTTATCGGCCGGCATGTGCGTGGTCATCGCCGAGACCTCCTATGTCGGCCGGCTCGGTGTCGAGGCGCTGGCCGCGATGGCGCTGGTGTTTCCGACCGTGATCCTAACCATGACGATGTCGGGCGGCGCCATGGGCGGCGCGGTGGCCTCCGCCATCGCGCGCGCTCTCGGCGCCGGAGATCGCGAGCGCGCCGGAACGCTCGCCGTACACGCGATGCTGATCGGCATCAGCTTCGGTCTCGTCTTCATGCTGGGCATGCTGATCTTCGGGCCGCCCCTGCTGGAATTGCTCGGCGGCCGCGGCAATGTGCTGACCCACGCAATCGCCTACACGCAGGTGTTTTTTGGCGGCGCGGTGCTGCCCTGGCTGCTCAACACCATGGCCGGCGTCCTGCGCGGCACCGGCAACATGAAGCTGCCGTCGCTGTTGATCCTCAATTCGGCGGCCTGGCAGGTCGTACTCGGCGGTACCCTGGGCCTCGGGCTCGGACCGGTGCCGCAGCTCGGCATGCGCGGCGTCGCGGCCGGCGCGCTGATCGCTTACTCCATGAATATCTGTATCATGGGTTGGTACCTGTTTTCCGGCCGGGCCCGCATCGCGCCGAGGCTGCGCGGCTTGCGCATCCAATGGGCGATGTTTTTCGACATCCTGAAGGTCGGCGCCATCGCCTGCTTCTCGCCGCTGCAATCGGTGCTGACGATCTCGATCTTCACCCACATGCTGGCGAAGTTCGGCACTGCGATCCTCGCCGGCTACGGCATCGGCGCGCGGTTGGAATTTTTGCTGACCTCGATCGCGTTCTCGTTCGGCATTGCCTGTGTGCCAATGGTAGGGATGGCGATCGGCGCGGGTCGCATCGCGCGCGCCCGGCGCATCGCCTGGATCGCCAGTGCTGCCGCTTTCGTGGCGGTCGGCGCGCCGGCATGCTTCGTTGCGATGTTCCCCGATCTCTGGGTCAATATCTTCACCGACAGCGTCGCCGTGCGCGCAGCGAGCCATCAATATCTGTCAACGGTCGGACCGTTCTACGCTTTCTTCGGCCTTGCAACGACGATGTATTTCTCCTCGCAAGGCGCCGCGAAGGTGATCGGGCCGGTGCTGGCGCAGACCGCGCGGCTGATCTACATCGCAGCCGTCGGCTGGTGGCTGTCGACCCACGACGCCACCGCGCAGAGCTTCTTCTGGCTGGCCGCGAGCTCGATGGTCGTGCTCGGCCTGCTGTCGTGCTCCAGTGTGGTGCTGACCCGCTGGGGACCGCGCCAGACGAAATCTGCGATCAGGCCAGCTCTGTCAGGTGCTGCCGACTAA
- a CDS encoding PAS domain-containing protein yields the protein MTDQSELDANIIEDVADALIYSDRSGTITRWNRASTALFGFSAGEALGQNLDLIIPEHLRAAHWKGFEAALSSGTMKLAGRPTLTRALHKSGRKLYIEMTFALVRDAAGAVQGSVAMARDVTERVERERAAKAAQNS from the coding sequence ATGACCGATCAATCCGAACTCGACGCAAACATCATCGAAGACGTCGCGGACGCGCTGATCTATTCGGATCGCTCCGGCACGATCACGCGTTGGAATCGGGCATCGACCGCCCTGTTCGGCTTCTCCGCCGGGGAAGCGCTGGGTCAAAATCTCGATCTGATCATTCCCGAGCATCTGCGCGCCGCGCACTGGAAGGGTTTCGAGGCTGCGCTTTCCAGCGGCACGATGAAGCTTGCAGGGCGTCCGACGCTGACACGCGCGTTGCACAAGAGCGGACGCAAGCTCTACATCGAGATGACCTTCGCGCTGGTGCGCGATGCCGCTGGAGCGGTGCAGGGATCGGTGGCGATGGCGCGCGACGTGACGGAACGCGTCGAGCGCGAGCGCGCTGCCAAGGCCGCGCAAAATTCGTGA